Sequence from the Meleagris gallopavo isolate NT-WF06-2002-E0010 breed Aviagen turkey brand Nicholas breeding stock chromosome 13 unlocalized genomic scaffold, Turkey_5.1 Chr13_random_deg7180001692661, whole genome shotgun sequence genome:
aataactgCTGCTAGGAAAAGACAATATGAGCAGCCCTGAGTCTTACAGACCTACACTATATGCAGAATTGTAAGATTGCTGTGGAAAATGGTTAACAGTCTTCCATGCGCACATCTTAAAACTATTCAGAATGAGTGTTGTTCTAATAGTATTAACAGCAAATTCTCTTAAGTAAGTTTCCTGTTTGAATGGCCCTATTAATTTCACCTATACTAATTGTGCCTGCTTTTACATATATCAGTGATGACAGTAAATGGGAGAAGTAGACTGTAGAGATGTCAGGACAGGGAAGGGACTCAGCTGCCCGGAGCAGACAGGCTGCAGCTTCACGTGGTGGCTTTGTTTCATGTGCTGAATGAGATGCTGCAATACTGACGCTATTTAATGTGATATTAACGCTGGCCTTCTGCCAGCAGCTTCATTATTCCTGGGAAAGAAGCACTAAATATGCTTGGAAAGACCTGAAGGCATCATAGAAAAGCTTGTTACTGTGAGTGAAGTAAACATGTATGCTTTGGATttgaattttacatttgaatgaGAGCTATTCACTTTCCCCTCATGGTTGATCAGTCTCTGGATGATTGCACGGGAATCAGGAAGGCTGTCGGGCAGAACCCCacagtgagctgctgctgtgtcactAAGCGTGTCCTGAGCAGAACAAAGTGCTTCTACAAATTGTATTTGATGTTTGGAGTATTTTCCAAGGGGGGTGTGGGGAAACAAAGCACCTAACCTCaggggaaagcaaagcaaaccagcAGGGTTTGTAACTTCAATATATTGCATTTAAGCAAGCAACTTGCCACTTATTTCTGAAGTATCAAGTTTGTTTCATTGTAGCCCGCAAATTCACAGACAAGCATGAATGGATATCAGTTGAAAATGGCATTGGAACAGTAGGAATCAGCAATTTTGCACAGGTATTGAtcaaccttctcttttcctacCCAAGTCTGCAATGTTTACTTACCCATACTCTTGTCCTTGCTCTTTGGATagctgctgttgttttattgttgtaaTTGCATATGCTATACACACAGAATGAGATTTTTGGACTTGGCACTGTCACATTATTTGAAAAGTGCACGCTGTTTCAGCATTCTGATAGATTCTTAATCGGTTTAGATCAAGCCTGTGGAAAGCTGAGTGTGATGGAAACTTAATGGTTCAGCTGaatttaaaactgcatttattaCCACAGTTCTGTAGGCCGTAGGAGTGTGTGGCTGTCATGCACTTTTCAGGTCAGATTCCACTTGAACAATGAACGTGGTGCAATTCCTCTGGCTACAAAGCTATTCCAAACAGAAGTGTAACACAGTATATATTTCTCAGTATAAAATAGTGGAGGTAGGAGAACCCTTTggagttttgttttgatttggtgCAAGCATGTGATTTGGAATAATTAGAGGTAAATTCAGGACAGAGATTTACTGCACGTGAAAATTCTAGCCTGGGAAGTTAGCAATGAAGTGGAATTAGTGTTAGGACAAACAGCATTTCCTGTAATCTGCTTTCTGTAAATACCACCACTGCTCTGTCAGGTCTGTGGGCTCTTGTGAAATATGGTACATTTGCCACTGAAGAGGCACGAGCCTGTTCCAGTTGAGCTGATTCTTCTGGTGGTAAGGCTCCTCATTCAGTCAGTAAGGACAGGCTGTATGCTTACAGCTCTCGAGCTGTCACTGGGGAGGAATCACTGCATTTGATTTCAAGTGACATTTCTGTGCCTTGTGCCAGAGGGATAATTCCCTAAAATTGTTGGGAACTTTGTCCATCACAACAcgtgctgtgctggcacagaAGATAGGCAGATGCTCTTCTCATTCTGCCTGAATAAATCTGTCAATACATGCCTTGCAACTCAGCCGGAGGGTTATTAACATCATAATGGATAACAATTAATTTGGCATTTGGGTCATTATAACCTAAcgttttggttttatttcaagttaagtgtttaaaaagtgaaaagcacaATCTTTAAATAACATCTACATTTACACAGAGAGGTGACTTGTTTACGTTGCTTCTAGAGTCAGATAACTCCTACCTACAGTTTCTTTATTGTAAGCtttgttgcatttgtttttctttgaaggaaGCATTAGGAGACGTTGTTTATTGTAGTCTTCCAGAAATTGGGACAAAATTGAATAAAGATGGTAAGTTTCAGCTCTAGTTCTACTTCTAgctttttttcaaattgaattTTATTAAGTAATCTTTATGTTTGTTAACAGCATTACACATCTGggtgcaaaataaaagcagatattTCTATGAATAGAGATGACAGCTTTCATTTTGAAGTCTCTGAATGCATGCTACCATGCATGATAGCAGGAAGTATCTACTTTTCAAGATCTTTATCTAAAAATGtttgatttaaaatatgttttttgtaATACTTCTACCTATATGCTGCTTTAAAGCACATTTATGCTTAGATTGGACTTAGCAGTGTTGAGGCTGGCTTACTTGTGATTTTGCAGCTATGTATCTCATGTtgtaaaacactgaaatttaaCTGATATCGAGCTCTAACTTCTCCATGAATATACACTCAGCAATTTCTGTGTATCAGCAGTATCAATCCAACTTATCAATTGTTGTCATCTTAATCATTCAGGTAGGTAATTTTCTGTGTTAAAGAGGTGTGAACATCAGCAGGTAGAAAGGAGAAACCTGTCGCTGTTGATGCACAAAGCACTGCCTCATGAGTGTGTGAAAAGATTGTCATCAGCTTCGGGCATTGAAGGAGAGTGTAAATGCACTGAGGTGAAGGAGCAGGAGTTTTTCTTCCATCCTTCTGCATCAGGCTGCTCGGGCCACAGCTGTTACATCACACTGAATGGTGAATGCTTTCCAGAAGTTTTCTGTTTAGGGTTCTAATTAACCAACCTGTAGCCTTATCTGAAGGAATTTCATTTCCACTTCTTTTCTACCACTTGCAACACTACTCTAATCCCAAGCTTTCCCAGAACGTGCTGTTCTCTGACTCCtgtctgcttttctgactgctccACGTTCCCCAGcctctttgtttgtttatggttTAGAGCTGCTCTTGTCTAATGTTGCTCCAGGCCCTGTTTCCATAACTGCATATGAAAtagaaaggagagcagagcagctgggtgGTTCCGGCACTGTGCTTCTGAATACTAATGAGTGTTTTCCAGTGAGTGCAAATGTAACAGCTGATAGTGTTTCTGAAGAACAAGCGAGCTCCTCAAATTCTATTTTGTAACCAGATTTGGCATTAAAAAGGTCTACACTGTAAATAGAAGGCTTATTTAGAAGTCTTGCAGCAATAGTTGAACAGGATTCCTTCTAACCCTGCGTCAGATCATGCTGTAGGGCTTTAGCCAATGAATTAGCCAAACACAAGAAGTTTCCATTCCTCCTGCAATAGCCAGCTAGCCAGTGCTATGCCACTTCCCTGCAGggactcagtgctgctggtcAGTGATACTGAGTTGGTGACTTCCACTCTTCCATAGTTTTCCTCCCTCAGTGTAAAGGCACTGCTTTACAGACAGGTCATCGCTAGAATGTCTGATTGAAGCTCGAGTGCTTTGTGAATTCCTCTTAAAAGTGTGAAAtcttgttctgtatttcagatgAGTTCGGGGCACTGGAAAGTGTGAAAGCTGCTAGTGAACTCTACTCTCCTCTCACAGGAGAAGTGACTGACATTAATGCTGCCCTTGCAGACAACCCAGGGCTCGTCAATAAATCTTGTTATCAAGATGGTAAGatgttgtttttgtctttcagtaCAGAATGCCACCTGGATGTTGCTTGTGAACACAGATAGGTCTGTCATTCCTAGTTCTTCCAATTTAATGGTATGGAGGCTTAAAATTGAATATATTGAATATAGTTCAAGCCCAATAGAATTTATAGCATAATAATAGTATTGTAGTCTTGTCTTTGCTGATAACTTCATTGCAGTGTGTTCTTTTCAGATGTACTGAGGTTTAGTTTAAATCTCTTTCCCTTGgtgatatttttcattctcGATTCTGTAACAACTCATGATCCTGGGTGGTCAGGCTCTTTTCTTAGACAGTCCCTTCCCAAAGCCACTGTCAGAGACAGTGCTGAACTAACCCATCTGACTCAGAAGGCTCCTTCAGgttatttgtttgatttttgttgttgtgtttgcttttaaagtattgcaatgctgttctgctgcagagGAAGTGCCCTTAATTCTAAGAGAGTGACAGAGCTCTGTATGAGTGGTGGGAGTGCTGTTCTGTGGCAGTGACATGGACGAACCCTTGGTGCAGGCTGCTTGCaactgttgttcttttttacttcCAAACTACAGGTTGGCTTATCAAGATGACTGTGGAAAAGCCTGCTGAACTTGATGAACTGATGAGTGAAGATGCTTATGAGAAATACATAAAATCCATTGAGGACTGAGCTGGAATAATGAAATAAAcccatataaaatatttcagtgtagTTTGTCATCGATCGCTGAAGTAGAGAATATTGAGTTTTGGCAAGCTGAAAAGTATCACTTATATTCACATACACATGCCATAAATAATTGCAGTGATAAAATGTTTAACATGTGCATACTTGTAAGGGATTTTTATTCTAAACTGCTTAATTTTATATAACTTCAGGATACAGAAAAACCCAGTGCCTCCCTAACCTCCTAATAATTTGACCTAGTTATAGTTGCAAGAATTATACCAAAAAAACTACCATCAACTACCTCTTTGCATGattatgttggtttttttacttctttacataataaaatgaagaaggaaaacacataaagaattaataaattcaaataattctGCCTTTACAAAGGTATGCTCCTTGTTTTCTGATTTACTGCGCTTTCTTACCATGCAAAACTCATGCACTGATCATTTAGCAAGGTTCTTGAGTGCACtgcttaggctgtattttcttttgtctggaCTAAGTAAACACTGCATGTGTCACAGGGAGTTAAGGAATTCTACATCACGTGCCTATTGTGTGATCAAAAACACTTCAGTAAATAATGTAGTCATGTGtgcctttaagatcatgtaggCATGCTGCTGTAATGAGGGCATACAATGAATGAATGAAACTGAAACTTCAATTTTGCAAACTAATTATATTAGACTTGATGTTTAATGACTCCACAATCATGTAATCAAAGTTGATGTGACATCTAAAGGTAAGTTTGAGTGGTGCAGATCTGTGTC
This genomic interval carries:
- the GCSH gene encoding glycine cleavage system H protein, mitochondrial yields the protein RKFTDKHEWISVENGIGTVGISNFAQEALGDVVYCSLPEIGTKLNKDDEFGALESVKAASELYSPLTGEVTDINAALADNPGLVNKSCYQDGWLIKMTVEKPAELDELMSEDAYEKYIKSIED